A window from Marinagarivorans cellulosilyticus encodes these proteins:
- a CDS encoding quinone-dependent dihydroorotate dehydrogenase produces MYKYIRPLLFKLDPEVSHELSLDWMGALERLKLLSLFSSERVHDPVEVLGLKFPNAVGLAAGLDKNGDYFNALGALGFGFVEIGTVTPKAQGGNPKPRLFRLEEEQGVINRMGFNNKGVEHLVNQVKQTRRFNGVLGINIGKNKTTPEENALDDYLICLDAVYPHADYVTVNISSPNTPGLRNLQFGETLNQLLAGIKKRQKLLAAEYDKYVPILVKIAPDMTDDELKATAESFLAQGIDGVIATNTTIGREGVELSPHAEEAGGLSGLPVKDKSTHAIKVLAQALDNKIPIIGVGGILSGDDAAEKLAAGASLVQLYSGFIYRGPELVGEAASACAKHRRTPS; encoded by the coding sequence ATGTATAAATATATTCGCCCATTACTGTTTAAGCTTGATCCAGAGGTCAGCCACGAATTGTCGCTGGATTGGATGGGTGCATTGGAGCGGCTAAAATTGCTATCGCTGTTCTCTTCAGAGCGAGTGCACGACCCTGTTGAAGTGTTGGGTTTGAAGTTTCCTAATGCGGTTGGGTTGGCTGCGGGCCTCGATAAAAACGGCGATTACTTTAACGCCCTAGGCGCCTTAGGTTTTGGTTTCGTCGAAATTGGTACCGTTACGCCCAAGGCGCAAGGCGGTAACCCAAAGCCCCGTTTATTTAGGCTAGAAGAAGAGCAGGGCGTTATTAACCGTATGGGGTTTAATAACAAAGGTGTAGAGCATTTAGTTAACCAAGTTAAGCAAACGCGCCGCTTTAATGGTGTGCTGGGTATTAATATTGGTAAAAACAAAACTACACCAGAAGAAAACGCATTAGATGATTATTTGATTTGTTTGGATGCCGTTTACCCGCATGCAGACTACGTTACGGTGAACATATCGTCCCCAAATACACCGGGTTTGCGCAATTTGCAGTTTGGTGAAACGCTTAATCAATTATTGGCGGGCATAAAAAAACGGCAAAAATTATTGGCTGCAGAATACGATAAGTATGTGCCGATTCTAGTGAAAATTGCCCCCGATATGACCGACGATGAATTAAAGGCAACCGCCGAAAGCTTTTTGGCGCAAGGTATTGATGGCGTTATTGCCACCAATACAACAATTGGCCGCGAAGGTGTTGAGCTTTCGCCTCACGCTGAAGAGGCTGGCGGTTTAAGTGGCCTGCCCGTTAAAGATAAATCGACGCATGCCATTAAAGTATTAGCGCAGGCGCTAGATAATAAAATCCCGATTATTGGTGTGGGTGGTATTTTGTCTGGCGATGATGCAGCAGAAAAGCTAGCGGCTGGTGCCAGCTTGGTGCAGTTGTACAGCGGCTTTATTTATCGTGGTCCAGAGCTAGTCGGCGAGGCTGCCAGTGCATGCGCAAAACATCGCCGTACACCTTCCTAA
- the pyk gene encoding pyruvate kinase produces MLRRTKIVSTLGPATDEPGVLEKLILAGVNVVRLNFSHGSPEDHKKRCDMTREYAAKHGRHVAVLGDLQGPKIRIARFADGPIELKLGDKFVLDADLERDAGNQNQVGIDYKELPNDVNPDDLLLLDDGRVVLRVDSVEGNKVFCTTTVAGKLSNNKGINRQGGGLTAPALTEKDRADIKTAVAIDVDYLAVSFPRSAEDMHLTRSLVREAGGDIALVSKVERAEAVEDDAVLDGIILASDAVMVARGDLGVEIGDAALIGVQKHIIARSRALNRAVISATQMMESMISSSLPTRAEVFDVANAVLDGTDAVMLSAETAAGQFPVETVEAMVRVILGAEGHPHATQDAARDMPETMAIDQAIAQAAMFTANHMPGVAAIISMTESGSTPFLMSRFGARLPIFALSTHAKTLQKTALYRGVYPVPFPLHDIPFSEANDRAVNELRTRGVVKDGDLVIISQGDTRQNVGGTNAMKIVEVGKAAI; encoded by the coding sequence ATGTTAAGACGTACCAAAATTGTCAGCACCCTTGGACCTGCCACCGATGAACCCGGTGTATTAGAAAAGCTGATATTGGCCGGAGTGAATGTTGTACGCCTTAACTTCTCCCACGGTAGCCCTGAAGACCACAAAAAACGTTGCGACATGACCCGCGAATACGCGGCTAAGCACGGTCGTCACGTGGCGGTATTGGGTGACTTACAAGGTCCTAAAATTCGTATTGCTCGCTTTGCCGATGGCCCTATTGAATTAAAACTTGGCGATAAGTTTGTATTGGATGCCGATTTAGAGCGCGATGCTGGCAACCAAAACCAAGTGGGCATTGACTACAAAGAACTGCCCAATGATGTTAACCCAGACGACTTATTGTTGTTGGACGATGGCCGCGTTGTTTTACGCGTGGACTCAGTAGAAGGTAACAAGGTTTTTTGTACTACCACTGTTGCTGGTAAGTTATCTAATAACAAAGGTATTAACCGCCAAGGTGGTGGCCTAACGGCGCCAGCGCTAACAGAAAAAGACCGCGCAGACATTAAAACCGCTGTGGCTATCGATGTTGATTACCTGGCTGTATCTTTCCCGCGCAGTGCAGAAGATATGCACCTAACACGCTCGTTGGTTCGTGAAGCCGGCGGCGATATCGCTTTGGTTTCAAAAGTTGAGCGCGCTGAAGCGGTTGAAGACGATGCTGTATTAGACGGCATTATTTTAGCGTCTGATGCGGTTATGGTTGCCCGTGGCGACTTGGGTGTTGAAATCGGTGATGCTGCACTAATTGGTGTACAAAAGCACATTATCGCTCGTTCACGCGCTTTGAATCGTGCGGTAATTTCTGCCACACAAATGATGGAATCAATGATCAGCAGTTCGTTGCCAACTCGCGCAGAAGTTTTTGACGTAGCCAACGCGGTACTCGATGGTACTGATGCTGTGATGTTGTCAGCTGAAACAGCGGCGGGTCAATTCCCAGTAGAAACCGTTGAAGCGATGGTTCGCGTTATTCTTGGTGCAGAAGGCCATCCACATGCAACTCAAGATGCTGCACGCGATATGCCAGAAACCATGGCAATTGACCAAGCTATTGCGCAGGCCGCTATGTTTACTGCAAACCATATGCCTGGTGTTGCTGCCATTATCAGCATGACCGAGTCGGGTTCTACCCCTTTCTTGATGAGCCGCTTTGGTGCTCGCTTGCCAATTTTTGCATTATCAACGCATGCAAAAACTTTGCAAAAAACCGCTTTGTATCGTGGTGTTTATCCTGTGCCATTCCCGCTACACGATATTCCTTTTAGCGAAGCCAACGACCGCGCCGTTAACGAACTGCGCACTCGTGGTGTGGTAAAAGATGGCGATTTAGTGATCATCTCCCAAGGCGATACTCGTCAAAATGTGGGCGGCACTAACGCTATGAAAATTGTTGAAGTTGGCAAAGCCGCCATCTAA